In Oryza brachyantha chromosome 1, ObraRS2, whole genome shotgun sequence, the following are encoded in one genomic region:
- the LOC102702601 gene encoding EEF1A lysine methyltransferase 2-like, with protein sequence MAGIRWPPEDPEIFPTRMVSGGGGAGGGPGGPPGPPGEMASDDDRSVAADSWSIKSDYGSTLDDEQRYADATEVLLASCSAHAAASTASVAANPSTDFSFDKDVPDSSEMEPPMLGLPNYHQDGSYADYLANFQERSHADDWFGTENMDVLIGWTKNLCSDKDLCSCSVLDIGTGSGRLLQQLAKQGFSDLTGIDHSEGAIEVARNLAIRDGFEHINFLVDDVLESKLERRFELVMDEGTLDAIGLHPDGPVKRMMYWQSVAGLVSPGGILVITSCSRTKDELVQEAENFNQRKLGAMGPEGAQASDAAVFKYLDHVQTYPSVDSSCITTVAFLHS encoded by the exons ATGGCGGGGATACGGTGGCCGCCCGAGGACCCGGAGATCTTCCCGACCAGGAtggtcagcggcggcgggggcgcgggaggaggccCGGGGGGGCCCCCGGGCCCCCCCGGCGAGATGGcctccgacgacgaccggtcggtggcggcggactcgTGGTCCATCAAGAGCGACTACGGGAGCACCCTCGACGACGAGCAGCGGTACGCCGACGCCACCGAGGTTCTCCTCGCCTCCTGCTCCGCCCACGCGGCCGCGTCCAcggcctccgtcgccgccaacCCCTCCACCGATTTCAG CTTCGACAAGGATGTGCCGGACTCCAGCGAAATGGAGCCACCGATGCTGGGCCTGCCGAATTATCATCAGGATGGCTCTTATGCAGATTACCTTGCTAATTTTCAAGAACGAAGCCACGCAGACGACTG GTTTGGCACAGAGAACATGGATGTCCTCATAGGCTGGACAAAAAACTTGTGTTCCGACAAAGATTTGTGTAGCTGCAGTGTACTCGACATAGGAACTGGGAGCGGTCGACTACTGCAACAGCTTGCAAAGCAAGG GTTTTCTGATCTGACTGGGATTGACCATAGTGAAGGTGCGATTGAGGTTGCTCGTAATCTTGCAATTCGTGATGGGTTTGAGCACATTAATTTCCTG GTTGATGACGTGTTAGAGTCAAAGTTGGAGAGGAGATTTGAACTTGTGATGGATGAAGGAACTCTAGACGCGATTGGGTTGCACCCCGATGGACCTGTAAAGAG AATGATGTATTGGCAGTCGGTTGCAGGGCTGGTTTCTCCTGGTGGCATACTG GTTATCACATCATGTAGCAGAACCAAAGATGAGTTGGTCCAGGAGGCAGAGAACTTCAACCAAAGAAAGCTGGGTGCTATGGGCCCCGAAGGTGCTCAAGCCAGTGATGCTGCGGTGTTCAAGTATCTCGACCATGTTCAAACTTACCCCAGCGTGGATAGTTCATGCATCACAACCGTTGCTTTCTTGCATagctga
- the LOC102702322 gene encoding uncharacterized protein LOC102702322 isoform X1 — protein MGDHLALLVDRLLTESTLDAAIRKQVADLQAETVAIDYCCDGDGGSARKMVECRICQEEDWDTSMEAPCACCGSLKYAHRKCIQRWCNEKGDTICEICLQQFKPGYTAPQQLFHYGSIPMNFRGNWEIGRQDLHDSQIITMVPSERDFMDGYEDYLPTRTRSSTLCCRTVAIIFMALLVLRHTLPLMIGGNGEYSLALFSILVLRTAGILFPILVMVRALATFHRRRRQQESREMYMTSSDSEEEEGDSDTNSAQPIHSQTRLVPIY, from the exons ATGGGCGACCATCTCGCATTGCTTGTGGATCGGCTGCTGACGGAGTCGACGCTGGACGCGGCAATCAGGAAGCAGGTGGCCGATTTGCAGGCGGAGACGGTGGCGATCGACTACTGctgcgacggcgatggcggctcCGCGAGGAAGATGGTGGAGTGCAGGATTTGCCAGGAGGAGGATTGGGATACCAGCATGGAGGCTCCCTGTGCCTGCTGCGGCAGCCTCAAG TATGCGCACCGGAAATGCATTCAGCGTTGGTGCAACGAGAAAGGTGACACCATTTGCGAAATATGTTTGCAG CAATTCAAACCTGGTTATACTGCCCCACAGCAACTGTTTCACTATGGAAGTATACCGATGAACTTCAG GGGGAATTGGGAGATTGGTAGGCAAGATCTCCATGATTCCCAGATAATAACAATGGTGCCATCAGAGCGGGACTTTATGGATGGTTATGAGGACTACTTACCCACAAGGACAAGAAGCAGCACACTGTGTTGCCGAACAGTCGCCATAATT TTCATGGCGCTCTTGGTTCTTCGGCACACGCTTCCTCTTATGATTGGTGGGAATGGGGAGTACTCATTGGCCCTATTCTCG ATTCTTGTATTGAGGACTGCGGGAATTCTATTTCCGATCTTGGTCATGGTGAGAGCATTGGCAACCttccatcgtcgtcgtcgccagcaG GAAAGCCGGGAAATGTATATGACTTCGTCAGACAgtgaagaggaggagggggattCAGATACCAATTCTGCACAGCCAATTCACTCTCAGACACGCCTGGTGCCAATTTACTGA
- the LOC102702322 gene encoding uncharacterized protein LOC102702322 isoform X2, with amino-acid sequence MGDHLALLVDRLLTESTLDAAIRKQVADLQAETVAIDYCCDGDGGSARKMVECRICQEEDWDTSMEAPCACCGSLKYAHRKCIQRWCNEKGDTICEICLQQFKPGYTAPQQLFHYGSIPMNFRGNWEIGRQDLHDSQIITMVPSERDFMDGYEDYLPTRTRSSTLCCRTVAIIFMALLVLRHTLPLMIGGNGEYSLALFSILVLRTAGILFPILVMVRALATFHRRRRQQIT; translated from the exons ATGGGCGACCATCTCGCATTGCTTGTGGATCGGCTGCTGACGGAGTCGACGCTGGACGCGGCAATCAGGAAGCAGGTGGCCGATTTGCAGGCGGAGACGGTGGCGATCGACTACTGctgcgacggcgatggcggctcCGCGAGGAAGATGGTGGAGTGCAGGATTTGCCAGGAGGAGGATTGGGATACCAGCATGGAGGCTCCCTGTGCCTGCTGCGGCAGCCTCAAG TATGCGCACCGGAAATGCATTCAGCGTTGGTGCAACGAGAAAGGTGACACCATTTGCGAAATATGTTTGCAG CAATTCAAACCTGGTTATACTGCCCCACAGCAACTGTTTCACTATGGAAGTATACCGATGAACTTCAG GGGGAATTGGGAGATTGGTAGGCAAGATCTCCATGATTCCCAGATAATAACAATGGTGCCATCAGAGCGGGACTTTATGGATGGTTATGAGGACTACTTACCCACAAGGACAAGAAGCAGCACACTGTGTTGCCGAACAGTCGCCATAATT TTCATGGCGCTCTTGGTTCTTCGGCACACGCTTCCTCTTATGATTGGTGGGAATGGGGAGTACTCATTGGCCCTATTCTCG ATTCTTGTATTGAGGACTGCGGGAATTCTATTTCCGATCTTGGTCATGGTGAGAGCATTGGCAACCttccatcgtcgtcgtcgccagcaG ATCACTTAA